In the genome of Actinomadura graeca, one region contains:
- a CDS encoding alkaline phosphatase family protein: MSAPPPVPPRYGTAALADLPPSVLAALGVPGAVNVLDLPEVPRACVLLVDGLGWEQLRAHPDEAPYLNAMDGGPITAGFPATTVASLGSLATGLPPGGHGLLGVQVAVPGTGRLLNCLRWRDDSVDPREFQPAPTVYERAAEDGVEVSYVALGHYRGSGLSRATVRGAAYLGADSLGQLVGRAEEALRRGGRSFVTVYHADLDSTGHRFGVASADWRHQLRFVDVLAQRLAAALPAGSALYVTADHGMVDPSERVDADTVPGLRDGVALLGGDARARYVYSEPGAHADVLAAWAGVLGDRAWVVARDEAVADGWFGPLAPGMAERIGDVIAVPHGDLAIIASEREPWLERMVGMHGSLVPDELLIPLLAASRP, from the coding sequence GTGAGCGCGCCGCCGCCCGTCCCTCCCCGGTACGGGACGGCTGCGCTCGCCGACCTCCCCCCGTCGGTCCTGGCCGCGCTGGGCGTCCCGGGCGCGGTGAACGTCCTGGACCTGCCGGAGGTGCCCCGCGCCTGCGTCCTGCTCGTGGACGGGCTCGGCTGGGAGCAGCTGCGCGCCCATCCGGACGAGGCGCCCTACCTGAACGCGATGGACGGCGGCCCCATCACGGCGGGGTTCCCGGCGACGACCGTCGCCAGCCTGGGCTCGCTGGCCACCGGACTGCCGCCCGGCGGGCACGGCCTGCTCGGCGTGCAGGTGGCGGTGCCCGGCACCGGGCGGCTGCTCAACTGCCTGCGCTGGCGCGACGACTCGGTCGACCCGCGGGAGTTCCAGCCCGCCCCGACCGTGTACGAGCGGGCCGCGGAGGACGGCGTCGAGGTCTCCTACGTGGCGCTCGGCCACTACCGGGGCTCGGGCCTGAGCCGCGCCACCGTCCGCGGCGCCGCCTACCTGGGCGCCGACAGCCTCGGCCAGCTCGTCGGGCGGGCGGAGGAGGCGCTGCGCCGGGGCGGGCGGTCGTTCGTGACCGTCTACCACGCCGACCTCGACTCGACCGGGCACCGGTTCGGCGTGGCGTCCGCCGACTGGCGCCACCAGCTGCGGTTCGTGGACGTCCTCGCCCAGCGGCTCGCCGCCGCGCTGCCCGCCGGGTCGGCGCTGTACGTCACGGCCGACCACGGCATGGTCGACCCGTCCGAGCGGGTGGACGCCGACACCGTGCCCGGGCTGCGGGACGGCGTGGCGCTCCTCGGCGGCGACGCGCGCGCCCGCTACGTCTACAGCGAGCCGGGCGCCCACGCCGACGTCCTCGCCGCCTGGGCGGGCGTCCTCGGCGACCGCGCCTGGGTCGTGGCGCGGGACGAGGCCGTCGCGGACGGCTGGTTCGGCCCGCTCGCCCCCGGGATGGCGGAGCGCATCGGCGACGTGATCGCCGTCCCGCACGGGGATCTGGCGATCATCGCCTCCGAACGCGAGCCGTGGCTGGAGCGGATGGTCGGCATGCACGGGTCGCTCGTGCCCGACGAACTGCTGATCCCGCTGCTCGCCGCCTCCAGGCCCTGA
- a CDS encoding DUF3145 domain-containing protein: MTARGVFYVHSAPPALSPHVEWAAAGVLGVPVSLEWADQAAAPGTLRAELHWEGKPGTAAGITSALRNWKLLRFEATEDPTPGCDGVRYSFTPSLGVFTGVIGASGDIMVPEDRLRSVMANAAVGKTTLEHELDRLLGTPWDNELEPFRRAGDGAPVRWLHAAV, encoded by the coding sequence GTGACCGCACGTGGCGTTTTCTACGTCCACTCCGCGCCACCTGCGCTGAGCCCGCATGTCGAGTGGGCCGCCGCAGGTGTTCTCGGTGTGCCCGTTTCCCTTGAATGGGCCGATCAGGCGGCGGCCCCGGGAACGCTGCGCGCCGAGCTTCATTGGGAGGGCAAGCCGGGCACCGCCGCGGGAATCACGTCCGCGCTGCGGAATTGGAAACTGCTGCGATTCGAGGCCACCGAGGACCCCACGCCGGGCTGCGACGGCGTCCGCTACAGCTTCACCCCGTCCCTCGGGGTGTTCACGGGCGTCATCGGCGCCAGCGGCGACATCATGGTGCCCGAGGACCGGCTCCGCTCGGTGATGGCGAACGCCGCCGTCGGCAAGACGACGCTGGAGCACGAGCTCGACCGTCTTCTCGGCACGCCCTGGGACAACGAACTGGAGCCTTTTCGCAGGGCAGGTGACGGCGCCCCCGTCCGCTGGCTCCACGCCGCCGTCTAA
- a CDS encoding sulfurtransferase — MHPLIEVPALDGLLRRQTPVVLLDVRWHLAGPPGIESYRKGHLPGAVFVDLDRDVAGRPGAAGRHPLPESGDFEAAMRRAGVCADRLVVVYDDADSTAAARLWWSLRYFGHDRVRVLDGGYRAWTEAGHPVTTDDPEVKPGDFIADPGRLPVLDAEGAAALARAGVLLDARSAERFRGEMEPVDPVAGHIPGARNAPTSGNVGVDGRFLPPSLLRERFGKLGATDALDVGAYCGSGVTAAHEILALNLAGIPAALYVGSWSNWVADSAHPVATGDS; from the coding sequence GTGCATCCTCTCATCGAAGTGCCCGCGCTGGACGGGCTGCTCCGGCGGCAGACGCCCGTGGTCCTGCTGGACGTGCGATGGCATCTGGCGGGGCCGCCGGGGATCGAGTCCTACCGCAAGGGGCACCTGCCCGGTGCCGTCTTCGTCGACCTGGACCGCGACGTCGCGGGGAGGCCCGGCGCGGCGGGGCGTCATCCGCTGCCCGAGTCCGGGGACTTCGAGGCCGCCATGCGCCGCGCCGGCGTCTGCGCCGACCGGCTGGTCGTGGTCTACGACGACGCCGACTCCACCGCCGCCGCGCGGCTCTGGTGGTCGCTGCGCTACTTCGGCCACGACCGCGTCCGCGTCCTGGACGGCGGGTACCGGGCGTGGACGGAGGCGGGCCACCCGGTGACCACCGACGACCCGGAGGTCAAGCCCGGCGACTTCATCGCCGACCCCGGGCGGCTGCCGGTCCTGGACGCCGAGGGCGCCGCGGCGCTGGCCCGCGCGGGCGTGCTGCTGGACGCGCGCTCCGCCGAGCGCTTCCGCGGTGAGATGGAACCCGTCGACCCGGTCGCCGGGCACATCCCGGGCGCGCGGAACGCTCCCACGTCCGGCAACGTCGGCGTGGACGGCCGCTTCCTGCCGCCGAGCCTGCTCCGCGAGCGCTTCGGCAAGCTCGGCGCGACCGACGCCCTGGACGTCGGCGCCTACTGCGGCTCCGGCGTGACGGCCGCGCACGAGATCCTCGCCCTCAACCTCGCCGGGATACCGGCCGCCCTGTACGTCGGCTCCTGGTCGAACTGGGTGGCCGACTCCGCGCACCCGGTGGCCACCGGCGACTCCTGA
- a CDS encoding acyl carrier protein: MAVATEQQILDGIAEIIDEIVGIDKAEVTPEKNFIDDLDIDSLSMVEIAVSAQDQFGVEIPDDELRNLKTVQDVINFVQKLQS, translated from the coding sequence ATGGCAGTCGCCACCGAACAGCAGATCCTGGACGGCATCGCCGAGATCATCGACGAGATCGTCGGTATCGACAAGGCGGAGGTCACCCCGGAGAAGAACTTCATCGACGACCTCGACATCGACTCGCTGTCGATGGTGGAGATCGCGGTGTCCGCGCAGGACCAGTTCGGGGTCGAGATCCCCGACGACGAGCTGCGCAACCTGAAGACGGTCCAGGACGTCATCAACTTCGTCCAGAAGCTTCAGAGCTGA
- a CDS encoding DUF5998 family protein has protein sequence MRETRATAHGLRTAIERSGYYPVLVADAVESAIGDERVVAYVVHHEATFDPAMEVRRHVTVLVLSASRLLVCHTDEHPPGEGMAQPHASTTTEAVRLNRVQSVAVTRVVPDPASYVPGVPPTEVVLTIGWGAIAHIDLEPATCGDENCEADHGYTGSVTADDLSLRVSEAADGAEAVGQVLAFAEELSAATAR, from the coding sequence ATGAGGGAAACCCGAGCGACCGCTCACGGCCTGCGCACGGCGATCGAGCGCAGCGGTTACTACCCGGTCCTGGTCGCGGACGCGGTCGAATCGGCCATTGGGGACGAACGGGTCGTCGCCTACGTGGTGCACCACGAGGCGACCTTCGATCCCGCGATGGAGGTGCGGCGGCACGTGACCGTGCTCGTGCTGTCCGCGAGCCGGCTGCTGGTGTGCCACACCGACGAGCATCCGCCCGGCGAGGGCATGGCGCAGCCGCACGCGTCCACCACCACCGAGGCCGTCAGGCTGAACCGCGTCCAGTCGGTCGCGGTGACCCGGGTCGTCCCGGACCCGGCGTCCTACGTGCCGGGGGTCCCGCCGACCGAGGTCGTGCTGACGATCGGCTGGGGCGCCATCGCCCACATCGACCTGGAGCCCGCGACCTGCGGCGACGAGAACTGCGAGGCCGACCACGGCTACACCGGCAGCGTCACCGCCGACGACCTGTCCCTGCGGGTGAGCGAGGCCGCGGACGGCGCGGAGGCCGTCGGGCAGGTGCTGGCCTTCGCCGAGGAACTGTCCGCCGCGACGGCCCGGTGA
- a CDS encoding beta-ketoacyl-ACP synthase III, whose protein sequence is MSVPLRIPEAVAGARILAFGDYQPARIVTNDELSETVDTNDEWIRSRVGIAERRIAGDDEGIVELGVHAGGKALAGSGLAPSDIDLVILATCSAESPMPGHAPAIAHRLGIEAPGAFDINAACAGFCYALATASAAVRAGSARNVLVIGAEKMSQWIDWTDRSTCIIFADGAGAAVVTGSDAPGIGPVVWGSAGDGFDKIIIDDRHSFIRQEGQAVFRWATTAIAPIAREACERAGIAPEDLAAIVPHQANLRIIEAIARRVKATNAVVADDIVHSGNTSGASIPLALSHMIERGEVPSGAPALLVGFGAGLSYAAQVIQIP, encoded by the coding sequence ATGAGCGTTCCGCTGCGCATCCCCGAGGCGGTCGCCGGCGCCCGCATCCTCGCGTTCGGCGACTACCAGCCCGCGCGGATCGTGACCAACGACGAGCTGTCGGAGACCGTCGACACCAACGACGAGTGGATCCGCAGCCGCGTCGGCATCGCCGAGCGCCGCATCGCCGGGGACGACGAGGGGATCGTCGAGCTGGGCGTGCACGCGGGCGGCAAGGCCCTCGCGGGCAGCGGGCTCGCCCCGTCCGACATCGACCTGGTCATCCTGGCGACCTGCTCGGCGGAGTCGCCGATGCCGGGCCACGCGCCCGCCATCGCGCACCGCCTCGGCATCGAAGCACCGGGCGCGTTCGACATCAACGCCGCCTGCGCCGGGTTCTGCTACGCCCTCGCGACGGCCAGCGCCGCCGTCCGGGCGGGCAGCGCCCGCAACGTGCTGGTCATCGGGGCCGAGAAGATGTCGCAGTGGATCGACTGGACCGACCGGTCCACCTGCATCATCTTCGCCGACGGCGCGGGCGCGGCCGTCGTGACGGGCAGCGACGCGCCGGGCATCGGCCCGGTGGTGTGGGGCAGCGCCGGCGACGGCTTCGACAAGATCATCATCGATGACCGGCACTCGTTCATCCGGCAGGAGGGGCAGGCGGTCTTCCGGTGGGCGACCACCGCGATCGCGCCCATCGCGCGGGAGGCGTGCGAGCGCGCGGGCATCGCGCCCGAGGACCTCGCGGCGATCGTCCCGCACCAGGCGAACCTGCGGATCATCGAGGCCATCGCCCGCCGGGTGAAGGCCACGAACGCGGTCGTCGCCGACGACATCGTCCACTCGGGCAACACCTCGGGAGCGTCCATCCCGCTGGCGTTGTCCCACATGATCGAGCGCGGCGAGGTGCCGTCCGGTGCCCCGGCGCTGCTGGTCGGCTTCGGGGCCGGACTGTCCTACGCCGCCCAAGTCATCCAGATCCCTTAA
- a CDS encoding CHAT domain-containing protein → MSAPGEGALLRLAAMAPTTARTRALTLLGCAATAPEAILALRVAGLAAKELGHLDEGLGHLRRALDLAEGRRPPGRRDAYAAAQVRMNMVGLLAASGECEAALAHASEAGPVLRGPDADRLAANTACVLARAGRLSEAHDLAARALPGLRHANDPATLAGLLTNLGLAQALRGNLDDAVRALEEAVAVGEAAGLGHQVAMAKGNLAFAVSRRGDVPRALRLFAEAEPGLTGERLAQCRLDQAETLIIAGLPGEARPLLEQALRAATANGYRCDVADGLLLLAHAELADGLPGRAAATAEHARDRFAGQARTGWMPLAEHLLLRARWISGERSDALFGAAVATARRLEDGGWGDAAADARVVAARVALTLGRPAGRLLVEAGQMRGPASARISAWHAIALERSARDDHTGAVEAVQAGLQVTEEQTEVLGALDLRARAAGFAAELAAFGLVLAGSAQELLALEEQRRGLARPVRVRPPREPERAAALAALRALSLDHTADTARGGVPSVLSADLAALEAQVVAHTRRRTPDGPPRRSPGAGEIAAALDGRALVEIIAIGPDLHAVTIADGRVRRRCLGPCDAAARDIGTARFALRRLAAEEDDQQAAAALAHAAVRLERLLLGPLREDLGDRELVIAPTGPLHGLPWATLPSLAGRPFTVVPSASAWLRACAAARPDGHVVLASGPGLVHTARELSALRHVYPHAVVLDGPGARAEPVRDAMDGALLAHIAAHGEFRQGNALFSLLRLADGPLMVHDMDELSVPPHVMVLSACDIGRADGGDAVLGMAGALLALGTATVIASVAPVRDEVTPEFMSAFHAALAGGRSPSRALASVPRSPGVAGFLCLGAG, encoded by the coding sequence GTGAGCGCCCCCGGCGAGGGCGCGCTGCTGCGCCTGGCGGCCATGGCCCCCACGACCGCCCGCACCCGTGCCCTGACCCTCCTCGGCTGCGCCGCGACCGCGCCGGAGGCGATCCTCGCGCTGCGCGTGGCGGGCCTCGCGGCCAAGGAGCTGGGCCACCTGGACGAGGGGCTGGGCCACCTGCGCCGGGCCCTGGACCTCGCGGAGGGGCGGCGGCCGCCGGGCAGGCGCGACGCGTACGCGGCGGCGCAGGTCCGGATGAACATGGTCGGGCTGCTCGCGGCGAGCGGGGAGTGCGAGGCGGCTCTCGCGCACGCGTCGGAGGCGGGGCCCGTCCTGCGCGGCCCGGACGCGGACCGGCTGGCCGCGAACACGGCGTGCGTGCTCGCCCGCGCCGGACGGCTCTCAGAGGCGCATGACCTGGCCGCGCGCGCTCTGCCCGGGCTCCGGCACGCGAACGACCCGGCGACGTTAGCCGGTCTGCTCACCAATTTGGGTCTCGCACAGGCTTTGCGCGGGAACCTCGATGACGCCGTGCGGGCCTTGGAGGAAGCGGTCGCGGTGGGTGAGGCCGCAGGTCTGGGGCATCAGGTGGCGATGGCCAAGGGCAACCTGGCTTTCGCGGTGTCGCGGCGTGGGGATGTGCCGCGCGCGCTCCGCCTTTTCGCTGAGGCCGAGCCCGGACTGACCGGTGAGCGTCTCGCGCAATGCCGTCTCGACCAGGCGGAGACGCTCATCATCGCGGGCCTGCCGGGTGAGGCGCGTCCCCTCCTTGAGCAGGCTCTGCGGGCGGCCACGGCGAACGGGTACCGGTGCGACGTCGCGGACGGCCTGCTCCTCCTCGCCCACGCCGAGCTTGCCGACGGCCTGCCCGGCCGGGCGGCGGCCACGGCCGAGCATGCGCGGGACCGGTTCGCCGGGCAGGCGCGCACCGGCTGGATGCCGCTCGCCGAGCATCTGCTGCTCCGCGCGAGGTGGATCTCCGGGGAACGCTCGGACGCCCTCTTCGGCGCGGCCGTCGCCACGGCGCGGCGTCTGGAGGACGGGGGCTGGGGCGATGCGGCGGCGGACGCCCGTGTCGTCGCCGCGCGCGTCGCCCTCACGTTGGGCAGGCCCGCCGGACGGCTCCTCGTGGAGGCCGGGCAGATGCGCGGCCCTGCCTCGGCCAGGATCTCCGCCTGGCACGCCATCGCGCTCGAACGCTCCGCCAGGGACGACCACACGGGCGCCGTAGAGGCGGTGCAGGCCGGCCTCCAGGTGACCGAGGAGCAGACCGAGGTTCTGGGTGCGCTGGACCTGCGGGCGCGCGCGGCCGGGTTCGCGGCGGAGCTGGCCGCCTTCGGTCTCGTCCTGGCCGGTTCCGCACAAGAGCTGCTCGCTCTGGAGGAACAGCGCCGGGGGCTCGCCCGCCCGGTGCGGGTCCGTCCGCCCAGGGAGCCCGAGCGGGCCGCCGCGCTGGCCGCGCTGCGGGCGCTGAGCCTCGACCACACGGCCGACACGGCCCGCGGCGGAGTCCCGTCGGTGCTGTCCGCGGACCTGGCCGCCCTGGAGGCGCAGGTGGTGGCGCACACCCGCCGCCGGACGCCGGACGGGCCGCCCCGCCGCTCCCCCGGGGCCGGTGAGATCGCCGCCGCACTGGACGGCCGGGCGCTCGTCGAGATCATCGCGATCGGGCCCGATCTGCACGCCGTGACGATCGCGGACGGGCGCGTCCGCCGCAGGTGCCTCGGGCCGTGCGACGCGGCCGCCCGCGACATCGGGACGGCCCGTTTCGCACTGCGCCGCCTGGCGGCCGAGGAGGACGACCAGCAGGCGGCCGCGGCCCTGGCCCACGCCGCCGTGCGGCTGGAGCGCCTCCTCCTGGGCCCGCTGCGCGAGGACCTCGGTGACCGCGAGCTGGTCATCGCGCCGACCGGGCCGCTTCACGGCCTGCCGTGGGCGACGCTCCCGTCCCTGGCCGGACGTCCGTTCACGGTCGTCCCGTCTGCGAGCGCCTGGTTGCGCGCATGCGCGGCCGCCCGCCCGGACGGCCATGTCGTCCTCGCGAGCGGACCCGGACTGGTGCACACCGCGCGGGAACTCAGCGCACTCCGGCACGTGTATCCCCACGCCGTCGTCTTGGACGGTCCGGGGGCGCGCGCCGAGCCCGTCCGCGACGCCATGGACGGTGCCCTGCTCGCCCACATCGCGGCCCACGGCGAGTTCCGTCAGGGCAACGCGCTGTTCTCACTCCTGCGCCTCGCCGACGGCCCCCTGATGGTCCACGACATGGACGAGCTGTCCGTCCCGCCGCATGTGATGGTGCTGTCCGCATGCGACATCGGGCGCGCGGACGGCGGCGACGCCGTCCTCGGCATGGCGGGCGCGCTCCTCGCCCTCGGGACCGCGACGGTGATCGCCAGCGTCGCCCCCGTCCGGGACGAGGTGACGCCGGAGTTCATGTCCGCCTTCCACGCGGCCTTGGCCGGAGGACGGTCGCCTTCGCGCGCCCTGGCGTCCGTCCCGCGTTCCCCTGGCGTGGCGGGCTTCCTGTGCCTGGGCGCCGGGTGA
- a CDS encoding S8 family peptidase — MFDQQARLERLLERHPDAAVVEPVPGRPALVRRDQILVAGHDAGAAEDAVRRWCDSRHDEEGVTRLRLRAPAKVDVCELTVHLAGDGRHRRLAVSPNHLVLGQPMWWSGPADLPRPSRPVPAPTAGRARRDVTVAILDTGLSPHPWYEDTEWFREQRDEVAEDLDADLDLELDAQAGHGTFVAGVVLRQAPSARLRARRVIGGDGVGDEAGVIRALAGLAASGGADVVNLSLGCHTFDDRPSAVLARTVAALGRRTVVVACAGNAATDRPFWPAALKPVIGVAALDGGDRAAFSNYGWWVDACAQGVDVASSYVSFDGRRADFEGYATWSGTSFAAPAVAGRIAGVAADEDIDAVAAADRVLDPAGGALPDLGVAVGFEHGTAAKL, encoded by the coding sequence ATGTTCGATCAGCAAGCGCGGCTGGAGCGGCTCCTGGAGCGCCACCCGGACGCGGCGGTGGTGGAGCCGGTGCCGGGACGGCCCGCTCTGGTGCGCCGCGACCAGATCCTGGTCGCCGGGCACGACGCCGGCGCGGCGGAGGACGCGGTGCGCCGCTGGTGCGACTCGCGGCACGACGAGGAGGGCGTCACCCGGCTGCGGCTGCGGGCCCCGGCGAAGGTGGACGTGTGCGAACTCACGGTCCATCTGGCCGGGGACGGACGGCACCGCCGGCTGGCGGTGTCGCCGAACCATCTCGTCCTGGGGCAGCCGATGTGGTGGAGCGGGCCCGCGGATCTGCCGCGCCCGTCCCGTCCCGTGCCGGCGCCCACGGCCGGGCGCGCGCGCAGAGACGTGACGGTCGCGATCCTGGACACGGGCTTGTCACCCCATCCGTGGTACGAGGACACGGAGTGGTTCCGGGAGCAGCGCGACGAGGTGGCGGAGGACCTCGACGCGGACCTGGACCTCGAACTGGACGCGCAGGCGGGGCACGGCACGTTCGTGGCGGGCGTGGTGCTGCGGCAGGCGCCGTCCGCGCGGCTGCGGGCGCGGCGCGTCATCGGCGGCGACGGGGTCGGCGACGAGGCCGGGGTGATCCGCGCGCTGGCGGGGCTGGCGGCATCCGGCGGGGCGGACGTGGTCAATCTCTCACTGGGCTGCCACACGTTCGACGACCGCCCGTCCGCGGTCCTGGCACGGACCGTCGCGGCGCTGGGCCGCCGCACGGTGGTGGTGGCGTGCGCGGGCAACGCGGCGACCGACCGGCCGTTCTGGCCCGCCGCGCTCAAGCCGGTGATCGGCGTCGCGGCGCTGGACGGCGGGGACCGCGCCGCGTTCTCCAACTACGGCTGGTGGGTGGACGCCTGCGCGCAGGGCGTGGACGTCGCCAGCAGCTATGTGAGCTTCGACGGCCGGCGCGCCGACTTCGAGGGCTACGCGACGTGGAGCGGCACCTCGTTCGCGGCGCCCGCGGTCGCGGGGCGGATCGCCGGCGTGGCGGCCGATGAGGACATCGACGCGGTCGCGGCGGCGGACCGGGTCCTCGATCCGGCGGGCGGCGCGCTCCCCGACCTCGGCGTGGCCGTCGGCTTCGAGCACGGGACGGCCGCAAAGCTGTAA
- a CDS encoding beta-ketoacyl-[acyl-carrier-protein] synthase family protein, whose product MSTSKTKVVVTGFGATTPLGGDLPSTWSALLAGKSGIRPLQWEGVENLPVRFAATLAVDPSEVMPKQLLRKLDRNQAIALIAAREAWTSAGFAPPATRKGKKGDDTAGVEGGFAVDGERLGVVLSSGIGGLHTALNSYDVYKDKGWSRVSPFTVPMLMPNGASGHVGIEFGAMAGSHALVSACASSGEAVGYAIDMIRAGRADVIICGGTESCIHPLQMASFGAMRAMSTRNEEPERASRPYDKNRDGFVLGEGAAVMILESEEHARRRGAQIHGIAAGCGYSGDAYDIVLPDPSGAGQAKAMQRALADADLEPSDIVHINAHATSTPAGDVAELASIKAGLGEDAARKVIITATKSMTGHLLGGAGALESIFTILTLRDGLVPPVANLEDLDDEVDLDIARGEPRRLPDGPAAALNNSFGFGGHNVSVAFQRAV is encoded by the coding sequence ATGAGCACGAGCAAGACCAAAGTCGTCGTGACCGGTTTCGGGGCCACGACCCCGCTCGGCGGCGACCTGCCGTCGACATGGTCGGCCCTGCTCGCCGGCAAGTCCGGAATCCGGCCGCTCCAGTGGGAGGGCGTGGAGAACCTGCCGGTGCGGTTCGCCGCCACGCTGGCGGTCGACCCGTCCGAGGTGATGCCGAAGCAGCTGCTGCGCAAGCTCGACCGCAACCAGGCCATCGCGCTGATCGCGGCGCGGGAGGCGTGGACGAGCGCCGGGTTCGCCCCGCCCGCCACCCGCAAGGGCAAGAAGGGCGACGACACGGCCGGGGTCGAGGGCGGGTTCGCGGTGGACGGCGAGCGCCTCGGCGTGGTGCTGTCCAGCGGCATCGGCGGCCTGCACACCGCGCTCAACAGCTACGACGTCTACAAGGACAAGGGCTGGTCGCGGGTCTCGCCGTTCACCGTCCCGATGCTGATGCCGAACGGCGCGTCCGGGCACGTCGGCATCGAGTTCGGCGCGATGGCCGGGTCGCACGCCCTGGTCAGCGCCTGCGCGTCCAGCGGCGAGGCGGTCGGCTACGCGATCGACATGATCCGCGCGGGACGCGCCGACGTCATCATCTGCGGCGGCACCGAGTCGTGCATACACCCGCTGCAGATGGCCTCGTTCGGCGCGATGCGGGCGATGTCGACCCGCAACGAGGAGCCCGAGCGGGCCTCCCGCCCCTACGACAAGAACCGCGACGGCTTCGTGCTCGGCGAGGGCGCGGCCGTCATGATCCTGGAGTCGGAGGAGCACGCGCGCAGGCGCGGCGCGCAGATCCACGGCATCGCCGCGGGCTGCGGCTACTCCGGCGACGCCTACGACATCGTGCTGCCCGACCCGAGCGGCGCCGGGCAGGCCAAGGCCATGCAGCGGGCCCTCGCCGACGCCGATCTCGAGCCGTCGGACATCGTGCACATCAACGCCCACGCCACCTCCACCCCGGCCGGCGACGTGGCCGAGCTCGCCTCGATCAAGGCCGGGCTCGGCGAGGACGCCGCCCGCAAGGTGATCATCACCGCCACCAAGTCGATGACCGGCCACCTGCTCGGCGGCGCCGGGGCCCTGGAGTCGATCTTCACGATCCTCACGCTGCGGGACGGCCTCGTCCCGCCCGTCGCCAACCTGGAGGACCTCGACGACGAGGTCGACCTGGACATCGCCCGGGGCGAGCCGCGCAGGCTCCCCGACGGCCCCGCCGCGGCCCTCAACAACTCGTTCGGCTTCGGCGGCCACAACGTGTCGGTCGCCTTCCAGCGCGCCGTCTGA
- a CDS encoding RNA polymerase sigma factor, which translates to MVPLQDEVTETLVVRARDGDDAAWARLVERYSAMLWAIARGYGLCDADAGDVVQTVWLRLVERLDGLRDPSAVGGWLATTARRESTRLAARRGRDLPPSVAPPAAEPGPPPDQVVVARERVGQVAAALSALPRRCQTLLRLVAQAACHAELAAALRIPVGSVGPTRARCLATLRRLVG; encoded by the coding sequence GTGGTGCCCCTGCAGGACGAGGTCACGGAAACGCTGGTGGTGCGGGCCCGCGACGGCGACGATGCCGCGTGGGCCCGGCTGGTCGAGCGCTACAGCGCGATGCTGTGGGCGATCGCGCGCGGGTACGGGCTGTGCGACGCCGACGCGGGCGACGTGGTGCAGACCGTGTGGCTGCGGCTCGTGGAACGGCTGGACGGCCTGCGCGACCCGTCCGCGGTCGGCGGCTGGCTCGCGACCACCGCGCGCCGCGAGAGCACGCGGCTGGCGGCGCGGCGTGGCCGGGACCTCCCGCCCTCCGTGGCGCCGCCCGCCGCGGAGCCGGGGCCGCCGCCCGATCAGGTGGTGGTGGCGCGCGAGCGCGTCGGCCAGGTCGCCGCGGCGCTGTCGGCGCTCCCCCGCCGCTGCCAGACGCTGCTGCGGCTGGTCGCGCAGGCCGCGTGCCACGCCGAGCTGGCGGCGGCGCTGCGGATCCCGGTCGGCAGCGTCGGCCCGACGCGGGCGCGCTGCCTCGCGACGCTGCGGAGGCTCGTCGGGTGA